From a single Erpetoichthys calabaricus chromosome 1, fErpCal1.3, whole genome shotgun sequence genomic region:
- the neu1 gene encoding sialidase-1 isoform X1 codes for MLVRCRLLQLTDGTFCSWTSVIRSICVVAVLLLQSAEADVQFQIKPLISEEQLLWVSGFEGAVNTYRIPLLSFTPKGSLVAFAEARKGSSSDGGAKFIAMRRSVDKGATWSPTSFIVDDGIVPDGLSLGSVVVDEETGSVFLFYTLCAHYYLCNVSSTFLIESRDDGLTWSKPRNISKEVGTKMFCPGPGYGIQKMLPPNKGRLIVCGHGTIEGDGVFCLLSDNHGQSWRYGASLKSIPYNQKKKANDFNPDECQPMELPDGSVIINARNQNFYHCNCRVIVRSDDGCETLPLENLTFDEELIDPAVAAGALIKNNVMFFSNPADLHKRINLTLRWSTNNGKTWVPEKLLIWPNPSGYSTMTTLSNDIDDKEHIFLLYEKGIKDYFESISFVKINLYGRI; via the exons tttCAGATCAAACCATTAATTTCTGAAGAGCAGTTGCTGTGGGTAAGTGGGTTTGAAGGAGCTGTCAATACATACAGGATCCCACTTTTGTCCTTCACTCCCAAAGGAAGTCTTGTTGCTTTTGCTGAAGCTAGGAAAGGTTCTTCCTCTGATGGAGGGGCAAAATTTATTGCCATGCGTCGCTCAGTTGATAAAG GTGCCACTTGGAGCCCAACCTCTTTTATTGTGGATGATGGCATTGTGCCAGATGGTCTGAGCCTAGGTTCTGTGGTTGTGGATGAGGAGACTGGATCTGTTTTCCTTTTCTACACATTGTGTGCTCACTATTACCTCTGCAATGTCTCAAGCACCTTTTTAATCGAAAGTAGAGATGATGGCCTAACCTGGAGTAAACCACGTAACATTTCTAAAGAAGTGGGGACCAAAATGTTCTGTCCTGGGCCAGGATATGGAATTCAG AAGATGCTGCCTCCAAACAAGGGACGTTTGATAGTCTGTGGACATGGCACAATTGAGGGTGATGGAGTATTTTGTCTGCTGAGTGATAATCATGGTCAGAGTTGGAGATATGGGGCCAGTTTAAAAAGCATTCCCTACAACCAGAAAAAAAAGGCCAATGATTTTAACCCTGATGAGTGCCAG CCAATGGAACTACCTGATGGCTCTGTGATAATCAATGCTCGAAATCAAAATTTCTACCATTGTAACTGCCGAGTAATAGTAAGAAGTGATGATGGTTGTGAAACCTTGCCACTGGAAAATTTGACTTTTGATGAAGAACTTATTGATCCTGCTGTAGCTGCAGGAGCACTTATCAAGAATAATGTAATGTTTTTCAGCAACCCTGCTGATCTTCACAAGC GTATAAATTTGACACTGCGTTGGTCAACCAATAATGGAAAGACCTGGGTCCCAGAGAAGCTTCTTATTTGGCCAAATCCTAGTGGATACTCAACAATGACAACACTAAGCAATGACATAGATGACAAAGAACATATATTTCTCCTTTATGAAAAGGGAATAAAGGATTATTTTGAAAGCATatcatttgtaaaaataaacctttatgGGAGGATTTAG
- the LOC114650665 gene encoding V-type proton ATPase subunit G 2-like, with product MASQSQGIQQLLQAEKRAAEKVAEARKRKTRRLKQAKEEAQAEIEQYRTEREREFQQKQQAAMGSQGNLSSEVEQQTKKKIQTMQTNYQRNREKMLRQLLTLVCEIKPEIHNNYKIGA from the exons ATGGCCAGCCAGTCCCAAGGCATCCAACAGCTTTTGCAAGCAGAAAAGCGAGCCGCTGAGAAGGTCGCCGAAGCGAGAAAAC GTAAGACCCGACGTTTGAAGCAAGCCAAAGAAGAAGCTCAAGCTGAGATTGAACAGTACAGGACAGAAAGAGAAAGGGAGTTTCAGCAGAAGCAGCAAGCG gCTATGGGCTCTCAAGGCAATTTGTCCTCAGAGGTGGAGCAGCAGACGAAGAAGAAGATCCAGACCATGCAGACCAACTACCAACGTAACCGAGAGAAGATGTTAAGGCAGCTGCTGACCCTGGTGTGCGAAATCAAGCCAGAGATTCACAACAATTATAAAATCGGAGCATAA